The Mesorhizobium sp. M3A.F.Ca.ET.080.04.2.1 genome contains the following window.
AGTCGAACCGACCCCCTCTGGCCGCTTCGCGGCCATCTCCCCCACGAGGGGGGAGATTAGCTGCGCCAAGTCTTTTTTTAGCCCAATCTTGGCTTCAAATGGGTTGGCGTTGTCTTCTGATAAACCGAAGGTGGGGAGCTATTTCATGCGGCTTATCTGGACGCTTCTCTTCACCCTCGCGAGCGGTCTGGCTTTCGCAGCCTCGCCGGAGGACGACTATATCGCCGCGCGCGACAAGGCGATCGCCGAGATCGCGGCGCAGGAAAGCGCGAATGCTGCGGTGGAAACGATCGATGCGACGAACACCAAGGCGCTTGCCGATCTGCAGGGGCGCCTTTCCGCGCTGCTTGGCCCGCTGGCGGTCGAGGATTTTCCCGCCAACGGAACCATCAATCTGGAAAGCCTCAGCGATTCCGATGTCGGGTTCGGCATGCTCGATGGGCTGAGATACGCCAAGAGCGATGAGGGTCCGAGCATATCGACGAGGCGCTGAAGCTCGATGCCTTCTACACCCAGGCGATCGGCGCCGACGCCGCTTTCGTCAAGACGCTCGACTTTGCGCTGAAGAAGCCCGAAGGCGCTGACATGGCGATCGCAAGGCTCGGCGGCTGGACACAG
Protein-coding sequences here:
- a CDS encoding type IV secretion system protein — encoded protein: MRLIWTLLFTLASGLAFAASPEDDYIAARDKAIAEIAAQESANAAVETIDATNTKALADLQGRLSALLGPLAVEDFPANGTINLESLSDSDVGFGMLDGLRYAKSDEGPSISTRR